TCGCGTTTAACGACAGCGATGTCCTCCTCCATCAAGAACCGCCGGTCCAGCGTCAGGACACAGCGGTCCGGCACGCAGGCCGAGGGCAGGCCGGTGTAATCCTCCGCCTGCACCGGCTCGCCGCCATGGATCGCGTTGATGTTGAGGGTGGACTGCCGCGCGCCCTCGGGAACGACCGGCATCGCGGTGCGGCGTCCGGCGAGCAGCGGGAAGAGCGTCCGCTCCATCTCGTCGATCACCGCGCCCATGTGGCGGACGGCGCAATCGCCGAGAAACGGCATCGAGCCATGGGCGATGCGCCCCTTGGTCTCGATCTCGGCCCACCAGACGCCGCGATGCCCCAGGCAGATGCGGTCCTTGTTCAGCGGCTCGGGGATAATGACGTGCTGGACTCGAGCCGGGTCGAAGAATCCCTGCTCGGCGAGGTAGGCGACGCCGCCATAGCCGCCCGATTCCTCGTCTGCGGTCGCGGAGATCTCGATCGCGCCCCGGAAGTCGGGCCGCATCGCGGCGAAGGCCTCGGCGGCGACGATGCTGGTCGCCAGCCCGCCTTTCATGTCGCAGGCGCCGCGCCCGTAGATCCGGCCCCCGTCGAGTTCGCCCCCGAAGGGCTCGCGGGTCCAGCCCTGGCCCACCGCGACGACGTCGTGATGGCTGTTGAAGTGGACGCAATCGCCCGGCTCCGCCCCCTCGAGCCGGCAGATGACGTTCCAGCGCGGATAGGCCGTGCTGTCGCCCAGCGCGCCCTCGGCCCGCACCATCTTCACCTCCCAGCCGCGCGCGCCGAGACGTTCGCCGACGAAGGAACAGATGTCGCGGTAGTGCCGCCCCGGCGGGTTCAGCGTCGGGATGCGGATCAGCGCCTGCGTCAGCGCGACGAGGTCGCCCTCGCGCTGCTCGATCTCCTGCAACAGCCGATCCATCCGGGCCTCCCTTGGCGTGGTCCGGGCGACACACTGGGACGAAACCGGGCAGGGGGCCAGACCATTCCCGGCCTGCCGGCGGTCCTGCGCGGATAGGATGGCACCGAAGCCGGATGGAGCGCGACGTGACAGAAACGCAACCGAATGGCGGCGCGTCTCGGCGGCCGCGCGCATGGGATTGTGCGACGTGACCCTCCTCCTGCCGGTCCTCGCCCTGCTGGTCGTCGCGTGGTTCGTGCCGTGGGGTCTGGGGAAGCTCCTCCCCGAAGGGGTCGGCTGGCTCGTCGCGAACGGCCTCTTCTCGTCGGTCCTGCTGGCGGTGCTGGCGGCGCTGGGCTTCGTGCTGCTCTATGGTGAGGCGGGCGGCGTCGTATGGCGCGAGGCGCCGTGGCATTTCGCCGTGCTCAGCCTGCGCAGCGCGCTGATCTGGGGGCCGATGATGGTCCTGTCGCTGGCCAATCTGCCGCGCCACTGGACGACCGAGACGTGGTGAGGCCGGGGCGCGCACCCGCCTGTCGCAACTCGCACGCGGAGCGGCTAGGGTGCGCGGGATGGCGACGGCGGATCGGTCCGGCACACGAGATGAGGGAGCAGGCATGATCGGACTTCTCAGACTGGCTGTGATGCTGCTGATCGCGCTGACGGTGATCTACTGGGCGCTGGTCTTCTACTTCCGCGCGGGCGAGCGCGACCGCCTCGAGGAAGAATGGCAGCGCGACCAGCCGCCCCTGCCGCGCGACACCTTCGTCGAGAACGGGCTGCGCAGCTATCAGGGCAGCCTGCGCCGCAAGTTGCTTTGGGGGGTGTATATCCTGCCGATCGGGGCCATCTGCACCTTGATCTACGTCGTCAATTACGCCTGAGGGGGCCATTATGCGCGTCTTGAAATGGCTGCCGCTCCTGCTCGTTCTGGGCATCGTCGCCGCCTTCCTGCACTACACCCTGCCGCAGACCGATATCGTCCGGGTGGTCGATACCGATGTCCGCCGCGTCGATTTCGGCGAGAACTCGATCTTCTGGGCCGATGGCGATGTCGGAAGCGGGGCGACCGCGGCCAATCGCGACGTCCGCTTCATCGAAACGGTGCGCCCGTCGGGCCGCGTCTCGGTCTATCGCAACGAGGATACGGGATGGGGCTGGCCGCCCTATTTCAAGCTCGACAGCTCGAACCTCCAGACCGAGGCGACGGACCTCGTTTCCACCGCCGTCGCGCCGCGGTGGGTCGCGTTACGGCACTATGGTTGGCGCTCGGAGTTCCTCTCGATCTTCCCCAATGCCGTCAGCGTGCGCGAGGTCGAGGGGCCTGAGGTCAGCACGATCCCTTGGTTCAACATCATCTTCCTGACGATCCTGGCCGCGATCGTCTGGGCCATCACGGTCCGAATCATCCGCTTCCGCCGCAACCGGATCGACCCGGTGCTGGAGGATGCGGGCGAACGATGGGACGCGGTCGAGGACAACGTGGCCGAGCGGCGCCGCGGCGTTCGCGCATGGTGGGCCCGGCTCCGCGGCAGGGGCTAGTCGCCCGGCTCCCGCACGCCGAGCTTGGCCTTCGCGGTCGGGTCCACCTTGGTCGGCGCCCAGAGCGCCACGCCCGATCGGAAGGCCGCGCGCCCGATCATATGCGCGCCGACCGGCGCGGTCAGAAGCAGGAAGACGACGATCGCGACCGACTTGGCGATAGTCGGCGGGTCGGCGAACCCGATGGCGACCGCCAGCATGATGAGACCGGAGGCCAGCGTGCCCGCCTTGGTCGTCGCGTGCATCCGGATCAGGACGTCGGGCAGGCGCAAGATGCCGAGGCCCGCGATGAAGGCGAAGAACCCGCCGAGCAGGACGCAGATCGCGAGGATGATCTCGATCATCGCGGTGCCTCCTCGACCCGGATCGCGTCCTCGGGGCGGGCGCGGCGGACCTTCCGCTCGACGAAGCGCGCCAGGGCCACGGTCGCCAGGAACCCGATTAGCGCCAGCACCACCGCCACGTCGAGAAATGCCGCCGATCCGGTGTCCAGCGCGAAGAGCCCGCAGAACGCGACGATCAGCACGGTCATCGTGTCGAGTGCCACCACCCGGTCGGGCAGGGACGGCCCCTTGATAAGCCGGATCATCGCGAGGATGACGCCCAGCATCACGAGGACGAACCCCGTCTGAACGGCGAAGTTCAGGATCGGCATCTGTTCGGTCAGGGTCGGGGTCATCCGCGCCTCCTCCTCGTCATGCCAACGCCTCGCGCACCCAGCGCTCCATGCCGTTCTCGATATCCGAGGCGATCTTCTCGGGATCGTCGGCGAACATCGCGTGCACGAAAAGGGTGTTGCAATCCTCGGTCACGTCGAGGCTGAGCGTGCCGGGGGTCAGCGAGATGAGGTTCGTCACCAGGAGGACCTCGGCCTCGCCCTTGGCCTTGAGCGGCACCGCGACGATTCCGGGCCGGGCGCGGTGGCGCGGGGTCAGCACGTCCCACGCGACCGAGAGCGACGAGACGATCAGCTCCCAGTGGAAAAGCACGATCAGCTTGAGCCAGCGCCAGACGCGCACGAAATAGCCGCCGCCCCGGTTCTCGAAGAGCGGCTGGATGATCCAGAGCGCGAAGAACCCGACCACGAAGCCCACGGCGAGACCCGGCAGCGTGAACGTCCCCGTCAGCGCCGCCCAGGCGATCGCGAGGATCAGGTTCATCAGGAACAGGCTCATGGGCGCTCTCCCAGCACGGCTGTGATATAGGCGCTCGGGTCCAGCAGTTCACCGGCGGCGCGTGTCGCGACCTCCACGAATGGCTCGGGATAGAGGCCGATGAAGACCGTCATGGCGGCGAGCCCCGCGATCGGCAGCAGGAGGGCCGCCCGCTCGCCCAGGGCGAGATCGCGAAGGGTGGGGGTCACGCCCGAGGGATGCGGCGTCCAGAACGCGCGGCCCCAGATCTTCGTCATCGAATAGATCGTCATCAGACCCACCGCCAGCGCCGCGAAGGCGACGAACCAGAGTTCGAGGTCGAGCGACGCCTTCACGAGCACGTATTTCGCCCAGAACCCCGAGAGCGGCGGGAAGCCCGCGAGCGAGAAGGCGGGGATGAGGAACAGGAATGCGAGCAGCGGTGCGCCCTTGTAGAGCCCGCCGATGCGGTCGAGCTCGGTCCCGCCCGCGATCCGGTTCGCCACGCCCGAGACGAGGAACAGGTTCGCCTTCACGATGATGTGGTGCACGAGGTAGAAGACCGCCCCCATCACCGCCAGCGGCGTCATCAGCGCGAGGCCGAGGACCATGTAGCCGATCTGGCTGACGATGTGAAACGACAGGATGCGGCGGAAGTCGGTCTGCGCCGCCGCGCCCAGAACGCCCGTCACCATGGTCGCCACCGCGACCCAGAGCATCAGCGTGTGCGTGAACGCCACGTCCTGCGTGAAGACCAGCGTGAACATCCGCATCAGGGCATAGACGCCCACCTTGGTCAGAAGGCCCGCGAAGACCGCCGAGACCGCGAAGCTGGGCGTGTGGTACGATGCGGGCAGCCAGAAGAAGAGCGGGAAGACCGCGGCCTTCACGCCGAAGCCCACGAGGAACATCGTCGCGATCACGGTGATCAGGCCGCTATCCGCCTCCTGCACGGCGAAATGCAGGTCCGCGAGGTTCAGCGTGCCGGTCGTCCCGTAGAGCAGGCCGATGCCCGACAGGAACAGGATCGTCGAGATCAGGTTCAGCGTGACGTACTTGATGCCCGCATCCAACTGCACCCGCTTGCCGCCCATGATGAGGAGGCCGAAGGACGAGATCAGCATGACCTCGAACCAAACATAGAGATTGAAGAGGTCGCCCGTCAGGAAGGCGCCGGTGACGCCCGCGATCAGCACCTGGAAGAGGGCGTGGTATCCCAGCTCTTCCATGTCGTGGGTGACATCCGAGACGGCATAGATGCTGACCGCCAGCGCGGTGATCGCGGTGATGACCACCATGATTGCCGAGAGGGTGTCGGCCACCAGCGTGATCCCGAAGGGCGCGGGCCAGTCGCCCATCTGCGCCGCGACCGGTCCGTTGGCGAGCACATGGCTCAGGAGGAGACCTGCCGCGACCAGCGTCATGGCCGAGCCGAGGACCGAGATCCACTTCCCCTCGCTGCCACGGCGGAAGAGGAAGGCGAACACGGCCGTCACGAACGGCAGGATCAGCGGCAGGGGCAGGAGGATTTCGGGCGTCATTCGCGGGGCTCCGCGAGGCGCATCTCGTCGCTGTCGAGCGTCCCAAGGTTCTGGTAGCCGCGATAGACCAGCACGAGGGCGAAGGCGAAGAGGCCGAAGCCGATCACGATCGCCGTCAGCACCAGCGCCTGCGGCAGCGCGTTGGCCACGCCTTCGGGCGGCACGCTCTCGCCATAGGCGATCAGCGGCGGGGCCTCGGGGGTCAGGCCGCCGGAGGCGAAGATCAGGAGGTTCGCCGCGTTCGAGATCAGGATCAGCCCGAAGAGGAAGCGCAGCACGTTGCGCGCCAGCATCAGGTAGACCGCGGCCGCGACCAGCGCGCCGACCATCAGGGCGATCAGGGTCTCCATCAGACCTCCTCCTCGAGGGCGAGCACGATAGTCAGGACCGAGCCCAGCACCACGAGATAGACGCCGATGTCGAACACGAGGACCGTCGACAGGGGCAGGCCCTTTTCTGTCTCGGTTGCCCCGATAAAGAGCCATTGCCCGGTGAAGAACACGTCTCCGAAGAGATAGGCCGCCACGCCCGCGGCCAGCGCGATCCCGAGGCCCGCGACCGCGATGGTCTGGGGCTGGATGCGCAGGGCCTCGCGGGCGGCGCGGCAGCCATGGGCGATGGCGTAGAGGATGAACCCGGTCGCACCCGTCAGCCCGCCGATGAAGCCGCCACCCGGCTCGTTATGGCCGCGGATTAGCATGTAGAAGCTGAAGACCAGCAGGAGGCCCACGAGGATGCGTGTCGCGGCGCGGACGATCAGGGACGACTTCACGATCGCGCCCCCCGCGTGCCCCTGAGAAGCGCGTAGGCCCCCAGCGCCGCGATCACGACCACCGCCACTTCGCCGAAGGTATCGAGCGCGCGGAAGTCCACGAGGATGACATTCACGATGTTGCGGCCATGGGCGATCGGCACGGCGGTCGCCTCGAAGAACTCGGTCAGGCGCAGGTCCAGCGGGGCGGCCATCACGGCCAGCAGGACGAGCGTCGTCATCGCCCCGATCGCCAGCGCCAGCGCCAGGTCCCAGGCCCGTATGCGGCTGACGTGCTCGGGCAGGATATGGGGCAGCTTCAGCATCGCGACGGCGACGAGCACGACCTGGAGCACCTCGACCAGAAGCTGGGTGATCGCGACGTCCGGCGCGCCGAACATGATGAAGACGAGGGCCACGCCGATGCCGACCGTGCCCAGCGCCGCGATTGCGGTCATGCGGCTGTTGGTGAAGGCGGTCAGCAGCGCGCCGGCCAGGATGAAGATCAGCACCGACCAGTGCTTGGTGCGCAGATCCTCGAGCGGCGGGATGTCGGGCAACACGCGACCGTGCCACATCGCCGCGCCAATCGCGGCGGCGAGGGTCAGGAAGGTGACGAAGATATAGCGCCGGAGCTGCCCCGTCTGGATCACGGCGGTCAGACCGTGCGACCCCGCGGCGACGCCGTCCATCACGCGGTCGTAGCCCGGATCGAAATGCGGCTTGAACCGCGCGAGCCCATCCCGGAGCCTCGGATGCAGCGCATAGAGGATGAGGCCGAGGGCGAAGGTCGCGAGCGACAGCAGGAACGCGGCATTGACCTCCTTGAAGAGGTAGAGATCGGTATCGGCGGGTGCGCCCAGCACCGCGACCGTCGCGGGGGCCACCATCGTCTCGGCCCAGTCGGGCACGAGCCCGAAGGCGAGGCCCAGTGCGGCCAGCACGACGGGTCCCGCGAGCATCGGCCATGGCCCTTCATGCGGGGCGACTGGCGTCTCGGCGAGCGTGCCGGTGAAGGGGCGCCACGCCGCGATGCCCGCGCAGGCGAACATCAGCGCCGAGGCCACGAAGGCACAGCCGGTCACCCACCAGATCGCGGGGCCGTCGAGCGACGCCTTGTAGAGAAATTCCTTGCCGATGAACCCGAAGAGCGGCGGCAGGCCCGCCATGCTAAGCGCCGCCAGCATGCCGGCGATCATCGTCACCGGCATCTTGCGCCCGATGCCGCGCAGGACCGTGGCGTCTCGCGTGCCCGTGCCGTGATCGACCAGCCCGATCATCAGGAACAGCGCCGCCTTGTAGAGCGAATGCACCACGAGGAAGGCCATCGCGCCGAGGATCGCCGCCTCGGTCCCCAGCCCGATGAACATCACCAACGTGCCCAGCGCCATCAGCGTCGTGTAGGCGAGCACCTGCTTGATGTCGGTCTGCCGGATGGCGAGGACGCTGGCGAAGACGGCCGTGACGCCGCCGAAGATGACCAGCGTCCAGAACCAGACGTCGCTGCCCCCGAGCGAGGGGTTCATCCGTGCCAGGAGGTAGACGCCGCCCTTCACCATCGTCGCGGAATGCAGGTAGGCCGAGACCGGCGTGGGCGCGGCCATCGCATTCGGCAGCCAGAAGTGGAACGGCACCTGCGCCGACTTGGTGAAGGCCCCCGCCACGACCAGAAGGAAGATCGGCAGGTAGAGCGGGTGCTCCGTCAGCGTGCCCTCGATCTCGGAGATGTTGAACGTGCCCGCCGCCGTGCCGATCAGGACGATCCCCGCGAGAAACGCGAGCGCACCTGTCCCCGTGACGACCAGCGCCTGCAGCGCGTTCCGCCGCGACTTGGCGTCGTCGGCATTGTAACCGATCAGCAGGTAGGAGCTGATCGTCGTCACCTCCCAGAACACGAAGAGCGCCAGGAGGTTGTCCGACAGCACGAGGCCCAGCATCCCGACCATGAAGGCCATCAGGTACCAGACGAAGCGCGAATAATGCGCCTCGCCGCCCAGATAAGCCGTCGAGTAGAGCGTGATGAGCGTCCCGATCCCCGTGATCAGGAGCGCAAAGGTCAGCGAGAGACCGTCGAGCAGCAGTCCGATCTCGACCCCGAGCGACGGCACCCAGTCGAAGGTGAAGGTGACGACCTCGCCCGCGGATACGGCGGGCAGGAACTGCAGGAACCACGCAAAGAGCGCCGCCGGGATCAGCACGGAGATCCAACCGGCGGGTCCCCCCAAGATCCGTCCTTCGCGCGCCGCCATCGGGTCCTCTGCGTCAAGTTGAGGCGATACATAGCCGGAGGGTTTGATTGTTCAACCCATGGCGTTATCTGTTTTAGGATAGATACCGTCTATCGAGGTGCAAATGCCTACGCTGCAACAGTTCCGCTATCTCGTGGCCGTCGCGGACACGCTCCATTTCCGGCGCGCGGCCGAAACGGTGCATGTCACGCAGCCCACGCTGAGCGCGCAGCTCCGCGAACTGGAAGGCAAGCTCGGGGTGCAGCTGGTCGAGCGGTCGCGGGCCGGGGTCTCGCTGACGCCGGTCGGGGCGGATGTCGCCGCGCGGGCCCGGACCGTGCTGCGCGACGTGGCCGATATCGTCGACCTCGCGCGCACCGGGGCCGATCCGCTCGGGGGCACGATCCGCGTCGGCGTGGTCGGCAGCCTCGGCAGCTACTTTCTGCCGCTGGTGATCCCGGCGCTTCACGCCGCCTATCCCAAGCTGAAGTTCTATGTCCGCGAGGGGATCGCGACCGACCTGATGCGGCGGCTCAACGACGGCGCGCTCGACGCGCTCTTCTTCCCGCTGCCGCTCGAAGAGGCAGCACTCAATGTCGAACCGCTCTTTCACGAACCCCTGCAGGTCGTACTTCCGGCCGATCATCCCCTTGCCAAAAACCCCATCATCGAACGCGCGGCGCTGGCGGGCGAGACCGTGATGACGCTCGAGGCCGGGCACAGGCTGCACGACACGGTGGCCGCGCTGGCCGAGGAGGTGGGCGCGCATCTCTCGCTCGATTACGAGGGCACCTCGCTCGACACGCTCCGCCAGATGGTCGCCACGGGCCTGGGCCTTTCGGTACTCCCCGCGCTCTACGTCCGGTCCGAGGTCGCGCGCGAGGCGCTGGTCGTGGCCCGCCCGCTCTCGAACCCGGCGCCGGGGCGCGACATCGGCATGGTCTGGCGCAAGACCTCCGCCGGGCACGCAGCCTATGCGCAGATCGCCGCCCTCATCCGCGACACGCTGTCGAAGGACGCGCCCGAGGTCACGGTCATCGGCTAGGCGCGCCGATCGCCCCCCGTCCCGCTGCAATTTTGCCATGGTTGCGGCATCACGATGTCCAGATCGCGCCTTAACCCACGTCCCCACCCCCATCCGATCGGAGGCGTGCCATGAAGTGCATCGATCTACCTTATATCGGCGGCGTCTGTGCGCCCGACCTGCATGTCAGCATCGCCGGAAGCACCTACGACCTCACCAGCCCGGGCGGCTTCGCGATCCTCGCGCTGGTCGTGGCCTTCGCGCTCTTCCTCTTCCGCTCGCCCGCCTGAGGCCCGCTCAGACGCCGAAGGGCACCCAGACGGTCTGAACCTCCGTGGCCGCCGCAAGGAACGGGGCGGCGTCGGTCGCCTGCCAATCCCGCGCGCGCCCGTCATTCACCCAGGTCCGCTTCAGATCGGCCGCGGATTCGCGCTCGATGACGTCCGAGATGCCCGCGTCCGAAAAGCTCCAGACCGCGTCCACGCCCAGATGCCCCGCCATTTGCGGCGCAAGCACCGCGTGTTCGCCGGTCAGGATGTTGACGACACCGCCCGGCACGTCCGACGTGTCGAGCACCTGGTAGAGATCGGTGGCACTCAGCGGCGCCGTCTCGGGCGCCACCAGCACCAGCCTGTTGCCGGTCGCCAGAGCGGCCCCGATCACCTGCGCCATCGCGGTCAGCGGCCGGGCCTCGGACGCAAAGGCTCCGATCACCCCGACCGGCCGGTTCAGCGCCAGCGCCAGCCCGCCTATCGGCACGCCGAGCGTCCGACCATCATGCTTGTCCGCCCAGGCCGCCCAGCGGAAGAGATGCCGCGCCGCATCCTCGGCCGCATCCGTCGCACCCTGCGCCACGAGACGCGCGTCGAACTCCGCGCCCCGCGCGGCCAGGTTCTCGGCCAGGTAATAGAGGATCTGCGCGCGCAGGTGCCCGGTCGTGCGCGACCAGGACGCCGCACCCCGCGCCGCCTCGACCGCGTTCCGAAGGTCCTTGCGGTTGGCAACGCCGACCTCGCCCACGATGCCCTTCGGGCCCGCGACGGTGCGGGAGTAGCCGCCGTCGGGACGTGCCTGCTTGCCGCCGACATACATCTTCGCGGTCCGGTCGATGCCGCCCGGCCCGTCGCCCTTGGCCACGTGCCGCTTCACCGGCTTCAGCGCCGCGCCGGAGGCGGGACGCAGATAGGACGCCAGCCCAGCCATGCCGCCCTCGCGCCCGAAGCCGCTCTCCTTCATGCCGCCGAACGGGGCGGCGGCGTCCATCATGTTGGTCCCGTTGACCCAGACGATTCCCGCGTCGATCCGCGGCGCGGTGTCGAGGGCCACGTCGATATCCTGCGACCAGACGCTCGCCGCCAGGCCGTAGGTCGTGTCGTTGGCTAGCATCATCGCCTCGGCGGGCGTGCGGAAGGTGGTC
This portion of the uncultured Jannaschia sp. genome encodes:
- a CDS encoding acetylornithine deacetylase/succinyl-diaminopimelate desuccinylase family protein, giving the protein MDRLLQEIEQREGDLVALTQALIRIPTLNPPGRHYRDICSFVGERLGARGWEVKMVRAEGALGDSTAYPRWNVICRLEGAEPGDCVHFNSHHDVVAVGQGWTREPFGGELDGGRIYGRGACDMKGGLATSIVAAEAFAAMRPDFRGAIEISATADEESGGYGGVAYLAEQGFFDPARVQHVIIPEPLNKDRICLGHRGVWWAEIETKGRIAHGSMPFLGDCAVRHMGAVIDEMERTLFPLLAGRRTAMPVVPEGARQSTLNINAIHGGEPVQAEDYTGLPSACVPDRCVLTLDRRFLMEEDIAVVKREVTEMMERVRAERPEFRYEIRDLFEVMPTMTPADAPIVRVVGEAVEAVLGRAPEHVVSPGTYDQKHIDRIGRLKNCIAYGPGVLDLAHQPDEWIGVEDMIDSAKVMALSLDRLLG
- a CDS encoding DUF1523 family protein, coding for MRVLKWLPLLLVLGIVAAFLHYTLPQTDIVRVVDTDVRRVDFGENSIFWADGDVGSGATAANRDVRFIETVRPSGRVSVYRNEDTGWGWPPYFKLDSSNLQTEATDLVSTAVAPRWVALRHYGWRSEFLSIFPNAVSVREVEGPEVSTIPWFNIIFLTILAAIVWAITVRIIRFRRNRIDPVLEDAGERWDAVEDNVAERRRGVRAWWARLRGRG
- the mnhG gene encoding monovalent cation/H(+) antiporter subunit G, translating into MIEIILAICVLLGGFFAFIAGLGILRLPDVLIRMHATTKAGTLASGLIMLAVAIGFADPPTIAKSVAIVVFLLLTAPVGAHMIGRAAFRSGVALWAPTKVDPTAKAKLGVREPGD
- a CDS encoding cation:proton antiporter codes for the protein MTPTLTEQMPILNFAVQTGFVLVMLGVILAMIRLIKGPSLPDRVVALDTMTVLIVAFCGLFALDTGSAAFLDVAVVLALIGFLATVALARFVERKVRRARPEDAIRVEEAPR
- a CDS encoding Na+/H+ antiporter subunit E: MSLFLMNLILAIAWAALTGTFTLPGLAVGFVVGFFALWIIQPLFENRGGGYFVRVWRWLKLIVLFHWELIVSSLSVAWDVLTPRHRARPGIVAVPLKAKGEAEVLLVTNLISLTPGTLSLDVTEDCNTLFVHAMFADDPEKIASDIENGMERWVREALA
- a CDS encoding Na+/H+ antiporter subunit D, yielding MTPEILLPLPLILPFVTAVFAFLFRRGSEGKWISVLGSAMTLVAAGLLLSHVLANGPVAAQMGDWPAPFGITLVADTLSAIMVVITAITALAVSIYAVSDVTHDMEELGYHALFQVLIAGVTGAFLTGDLFNLYVWFEVMLISSFGLLIMGGKRVQLDAGIKYVTLNLISTILFLSGIGLLYGTTGTLNLADLHFAVQEADSGLITVIATMFLVGFGVKAAVFPLFFWLPASYHTPSFAVSAVFAGLLTKVGVYALMRMFTLVFTQDVAFTHTLMLWVAVATMVTGVLGAAAQTDFRRILSFHIVSQIGYMVLGLALMTPLAVMGAVFYLVHHIIVKANLFLVSGVANRIAGGTELDRIGGLYKGAPLLAFLFLIPAFSLAGFPPLSGFWAKYVLVKASLDLELWFVAFAALAVGLMTIYSMTKIWGRAFWTPHPSGVTPTLRDLALGERAALLLPIAGLAAMTVFIGLYPEPFVEVATRAAGELLDPSAYITAVLGERP
- a CDS encoding Na+/H+ antiporter subunit C, translated to METLIALMVGALVAAAVYLMLARNVLRFLFGLILISNAANLLIFASGGLTPEAPPLIAYGESVPPEGVANALPQALVLTAIVIGFGLFAFALVLVYRGYQNLGTLDSDEMRLAEPRE
- a CDS encoding Na+/H+ antiporter subunit B, producing MKSSLIVRAATRILVGLLLVFSFYMLIRGHNEPGGGFIGGLTGATGFILYAIAHGCRAAREALRIQPQTIAVAGLGIALAAGVAAYLFGDVFFTGQWLFIGATETEKGLPLSTVLVFDIGVYLVVLGSVLTIVLALEEEV
- a CDS encoding putative monovalent cation/H+ antiporter subunit A translates to MGGPAGWISVLIPAALFAWFLQFLPAVSAGEVVTFTFDWVPSLGVEIGLLLDGLSLTFALLITGIGTLITLYSTAYLGGEAHYSRFVWYLMAFMVGMLGLVLSDNLLALFVFWEVTTISSYLLIGYNADDAKSRRNALQALVVTGTGALAFLAGIVLIGTAAGTFNISEIEGTLTEHPLYLPIFLLVVAGAFTKSAQVPFHFWLPNAMAAPTPVSAYLHSATMVKGGVYLLARMNPSLGGSDVWFWTLVIFGGVTAVFASVLAIRQTDIKQVLAYTTLMALGTLVMFIGLGTEAAILGAMAFLVVHSLYKAALFLMIGLVDHGTGTRDATVLRGIGRKMPVTMIAGMLAALSMAGLPPLFGFIGKEFLYKASLDGPAIWWVTGCAFVASALMFACAGIAAWRPFTGTLAETPVAPHEGPWPMLAGPVVLAALGLAFGLVPDWAETMVAPATVAVLGAPADTDLYLFKEVNAAFLLSLATFALGLILYALHPRLRDGLARFKPHFDPGYDRVMDGVAAGSHGLTAVIQTGQLRRYIFVTFLTLAAAIGAAMWHGRVLPDIPPLEDLRTKHWSVLIFILAGALLTAFTNSRMTAIAALGTVGIGVALVFIMFGAPDVAITQLLVEVLQVVLVAVAMLKLPHILPEHVSRIRAWDLALALAIGAMTTLVLLAVMAAPLDLRLTEFFEATAVPIAHGRNIVNVILVDFRALDTFGEVAVVVIAALGAYALLRGTRGARS
- a CDS encoding hydrogen peroxide-inducible genes activator, producing the protein MPTLQQFRYLVAVADTLHFRRAAETVHVTQPTLSAQLRELEGKLGVQLVERSRAGVSLTPVGADVAARARTVLRDVADIVDLARTGADPLGGTIRVGVVGSLGSYFLPLVIPALHAAYPKLKFYVREGIATDLMRRLNDGALDALFFPLPLEEAALNVEPLFHEPLQVVLPADHPLAKNPIIERAALAGETVMTLEAGHRLHDTVAALAEEVGAHLSLDYEGTSLDTLRQMVATGLGLSVLPALYVRSEVAREALVVARPLSNPAPGRDIGMVWRKTSAGHAAYAQIAALIRDTLSKDAPEVTVIG